In the Myxococcus fulvus genome, one interval contains:
- a CDS encoding RNA polymerase sigma factor: protein MATDDLTLVKRVRSGDQRAFKLLVERYQRKVYAVALGMLKDKEEAMDVSQEAFVKVYKYLDHFKGDSSFYTWLYRITVNICIDVLRKRGGGGEAVEFDENQAMDLSEARIGALGSRLGTNPQKSALRRELAEKIQEALGTVPEKHRAILLLREIEGMSYEDLARTLDIPKGTVMSRLFHARAKVQKILSEYLELDEAKSGVGNE, encoded by the coding sequence TTGGCAACCGACGACCTCACACTCGTCAAGCGCGTCCGGAGCGGCGACCAACGCGCCTTCAAGCTCCTCGTCGAGCGTTACCAGCGCAAGGTGTACGCAGTCGCGCTCGGCATGCTCAAGGACAAGGAGGAAGCGATGGACGTCTCCCAGGAGGCGTTCGTCAAGGTCTACAAGTACCTGGACCACTTCAAGGGCGACTCGTCCTTCTACACCTGGCTCTACCGCATCACCGTGAACATCTGCATCGACGTGCTGAGGAAGCGCGGCGGTGGAGGCGAGGCGGTGGAGTTCGACGAGAACCAGGCCATGGACCTGTCCGAGGCGCGCATCGGCGCCCTGGGCAGCCGCCTGGGCACCAACCCCCAGAAGAGCGCGCTGCGGCGGGAGCTGGCGGAGAAGATTCAGGAGGCCCTGGGCACGGTGCCGGAGAAGCACCGCGCCATCCTGCTGCTCCGGGAGATCGAAGGCATGTCCTACGAGGACCTGGCCCGCACGCTCGATATTCCCAAGGGCACGGTGATGAGCCGCCTGTTCCATGCCCGGGCCAAGGTCCAGAAAATCCTGAGTGAATACCTGGAGTTGGACGAAGCGAAGAGCGGCGTGGGAAACGAATGA
- a CDS encoding Immediate early protein ICP0, which translates to MSSSSRIPSAFARLAQHILKSPTGPIPRVGPKAPERGGLPGGNKDGFRSQVPVTGQPTLGGQERAPLRKVAELVPPGLEKLVGKQELGVRFGSDAALLSAHLQPSGMSGSERATRLWAFFAAYAETAAAQPPQKEGQEAFRESLEGHGFAELRDANTGKDGVTQGLWVLEARTPDEARERVASVRLEPPPEVRHSEAAVRAEGAVDPGLAAQARGPDSLRGAPAPIAMRPAESQERDEGESDDEGRPRRTSNKKLGAMMLWNVLHRFRSEPEDGSVAQGQWDRVAFGAVLALVGIALVVLALVSL; encoded by the coding sequence ATGTCCTCTTCCTCGCGCATCCCCTCGGCCTTCGCCCGGCTGGCCCAGCACATCCTCAAGTCGCCGACGGGCCCCATCCCCCGCGTGGGCCCCAAGGCGCCGGAGCGCGGCGGGCTCCCGGGGGGCAACAAGGACGGCTTCAGGAGCCAGGTGCCCGTCACGGGCCAGCCGACGCTGGGAGGCCAGGAGCGCGCCCCGCTGCGCAAGGTGGCGGAGCTGGTGCCGCCCGGACTGGAGAAGCTGGTGGGGAAGCAGGAGCTGGGCGTGCGCTTCGGCTCGGACGCGGCGCTCCTGTCCGCGCACCTGCAGCCCTCGGGCATGTCCGGCTCCGAGCGCGCCACCCGGCTGTGGGCCTTCTTCGCCGCGTACGCGGAGACGGCCGCCGCCCAGCCGCCCCAGAAGGAGGGCCAGGAGGCCTTCCGGGAGTCGCTCGAGGGCCACGGCTTCGCGGAGCTGCGCGACGCGAACACGGGCAAGGACGGCGTGACGCAGGGGCTGTGGGTGCTGGAGGCCCGGACGCCCGACGAGGCCCGCGAGCGCGTGGCCAGCGTCCGGCTGGAGCCGCCCCCGGAGGTCCGCCACTCGGAGGCCGCGGTGCGCGCCGAGGGGGCCGTCGACCCGGGGCTCGCGGCCCAGGCCCGGGGCCCGGACTCGCTGCGAGGCGCGCCCGCCCCCATCGCGATGCGGCCGGCGGAGTCCCAGGAGCGGGACGAGGGCGAGTCGGACGACGAGGGCCGCCCGCGCCGCACGTCCAACAAGAAGCTGGGCGCGATGATGCTCTGGAACGTGCTGCACCGCTTCCGCTCAGAGCCCGAGGACGGCTCGGTGGCGCAGGGGCAGTGGGACCGGGTGGCCTTCGGGGCGGTGCTGGCCCTGGTGGGAATCGCGCTCGTCGTGCTGGCGCTCGTCAGCCTCTAG
- the hemF gene encoding oxygen-dependent coproporphyrinogen oxidase, with protein MTKVDVESLKERMAAFTQSLQDEICQALETLDGSARFREDPWQRPGGGGGRTRVLEDGAVLEKAGVNTSVVFGELEDQFAKKLQGEGRSFWAGGISLVLHPRNPHVPTVHANYRFIHQGGKAWFGGGADLTPYYLYEEDAAHFHRVHKAACDKHDPAWYPRFKAACDQYFFLRHRDETRGVGGVFFENMGGELEREFDFVRDCGRAFVDAYLPIAHKRKDTPYTPEQRVWQEVRRGRYVEFNLVYDRGTVFGLETRGRTESILMSLPPQTRWRYDFHPEPGTWEARLVDVLRGPRDWAAWTKEG; from the coding sequence ATGACGAAGGTGGACGTGGAGAGTCTCAAGGAGCGGATGGCCGCCTTCACCCAGTCCCTGCAGGACGAAATCTGTCAGGCGCTGGAGACGCTGGATGGCTCGGCCCGCTTCCGCGAGGACCCGTGGCAGCGGCCCGGCGGCGGCGGTGGGCGCACCCGCGTGTTGGAGGACGGCGCCGTGCTGGAGAAGGCGGGCGTCAACACCTCGGTGGTCTTCGGCGAGCTGGAGGACCAGTTCGCCAAGAAGCTCCAGGGCGAGGGGCGCAGCTTCTGGGCCGGCGGCATCTCCCTGGTGCTCCACCCGCGCAATCCCCACGTGCCCACCGTGCACGCCAACTACCGCTTCATCCACCAGGGCGGCAAGGCGTGGTTCGGCGGCGGCGCGGACCTGACGCCGTACTACCTCTATGAAGAGGACGCGGCGCACTTCCACCGCGTGCACAAGGCCGCGTGTGACAAGCACGACCCGGCCTGGTACCCGCGCTTCAAGGCGGCGTGCGACCAGTACTTCTTCCTGCGCCACCGCGACGAGACGCGCGGCGTGGGCGGCGTCTTCTTCGAGAACATGGGGGGCGAGCTGGAGCGCGAGTTCGACTTCGTGCGCGACTGCGGCCGGGCCTTCGTGGACGCGTACCTGCCCATCGCGCACAAGCGCAAGGACACGCCCTACACCCCCGAGCAGCGCGTCTGGCAGGAGGTGCGGCGCGGCCGGTACGTGGAGTTCAACCTCGTCTATGACAGGGGCACCGTCTTCGGCCTGGAGACGCGCGGGCGCACCGAGTCCATCCTCATGTCCCTGCCGCCCCAGACGCGCTGGCGCTACGACTTCCACCCGGAGCCCGGCACCTGGGAAGCCCGGCTGGTGGACGTGCTGCGCGGGCCGCGTGACTGGGCCGCGTGGACGAAGGAGGGCTGA
- a CDS encoding DUF3467 domain-containing protein, which produces MADTPKPPDMQLQIQIDEDVANGQYANMALVNHTDTEFTLDFIYVQPQQLRAKVRSRIITSPKHMKRLMLAMQDNLNRYEAKYGPIVLREDDGGMH; this is translated from the coding sequence ATGGCGGACACTCCGAAGCCCCCGGACATGCAGTTGCAGATTCAAATCGACGAGGACGTCGCCAATGGTCAGTACGCCAACATGGCCCTCGTGAACCACACGGACACGGAATTCACCCTGGACTTCATCTACGTCCAGCCGCAGCAGCTGCGGGCCAAGGTGCGCTCGCGCATCATCACCAGCCCCAAGCACATGAAGCGGCTGATGCTGGCCATGCAGGACAACCTCAACCGCTACGAGGCGAAGTACGGCCCCATCGTCCTGCGCGAGGACGACGGGGGCATGCACTGA
- a CDS encoding alpha/beta hydrolase, which translates to MDAAKTGPFDLGQGPEACLLLHGFTGSPWDVRPLGEALAARGMRVVAPLLPGHGTTPQALLRVTWRDWREAALEALDDLRGHSSVYVAGLSMGALLALGLAAERPEAVRALALAAPAIRFRGPRMMLIRQLSRTPLLEWARPWVEKTGTDISDAAALAEAPVLSAFPVARLRDLVTLQDEAARRVEQVRCPVLVAVAEQDHVVDPEGGRWLARRLTASPCVRVVSLRRGFHVIPRDTDGRLFAREVADFLGQWRDFGEWEPQPAGA; encoded by the coding sequence ATGGACGCGGCGAAGACGGGGCCCTTCGACCTGGGGCAAGGCCCGGAGGCGTGCCTGCTCCTGCACGGCTTCACCGGCAGTCCCTGGGATGTGCGGCCCCTGGGCGAGGCGCTGGCGGCCCGGGGCATGCGGGTGGTGGCCCCCCTCTTGCCGGGACATGGCACGACGCCCCAGGCGCTCTTGCGCGTCACCTGGCGGGACTGGCGGGAGGCGGCGCTGGAGGCGCTGGACGACCTGCGGGGGCACTCCAGCGTCTACGTGGCGGGGCTGTCCATGGGGGCGTTGTTGGCGCTGGGGCTGGCGGCGGAGCGGCCGGAGGCGGTGCGGGCGTTGGCGCTCGCGGCGCCGGCGATCCGCTTCCGGGGGCCTCGGATGATGCTCATCCGACAGTTGTCGCGCACGCCGCTCTTGGAGTGGGCGCGGCCGTGGGTGGAGAAGACGGGCACGGACATCTCCGACGCGGCGGCGTTGGCGGAGGCGCCCGTGCTGTCGGCGTTCCCGGTGGCGCGGCTGCGGGATCTGGTGACGCTGCAGGACGAGGCGGCGCGGCGGGTGGAGCAGGTGCGCTGTCCGGTGTTGGTGGCGGTGGCCGAGCAGGACCACGTGGTGGACCCGGAGGGGGGACGGTGGCTGGCGCGGCGGCTCACGGCGTCGCCGTGTGTCCGCGTGGTGTCGCTCAGGCGCGGCTTCCATGTGATTCCGCGGGACACGGATGGGCGGCTGTTCGCGAGGGAGGTGGCGGACTTCCTGGGGCAGTG